The genomic window CTTCAATACCAAATGCGGATGTTGCGATGACATCATTCGTAAAACGTGTAGCTGTATccattatatcaatttttaataatttagtattttgTTCTTTAAGTTCTTCTACCAAATGATTTACAGTTTTTTCACCACAATTCGATATTAATTGAACTAGACCACGTAATTTGCTGCCAGTAAATACGGGAGTTAATATATTTCGCATATCACGCCATTTTTTATCTAACCgataaattaaatcatatttagtTTTTCTATAACTCCAGTTTACGAGGATATAAGACAAAAATCTCTAAGTTTTGACCTACAGCACCGATTTGGATGAGTATTTGGGAAGTTAtagtgtttttaatataaaattgactgcagaaaattttaataaaaggacTTTGCTCGAGCTTGGAcaaaatgagcaaaaaaatggacaatcacaaaattttcatatctcaGGTAATTTTGAAGCTAGTAACTCGACTAGAATTTCTTTTTGTTGCTtagtctttttgttttttgtaaaatccCTTTTGTTTAATCCCTCAAAACAGAGGTTTCGGTACCCTTCCTCTGAGTAGTTGGTTTTTTAGTTATTAGGGTACGtttggttaggttagagtgactgCCCTGggtaaatgggttggcccatccccggccactactttttgaaccatttggagatgtttaagaacagcaggagggctttgacgtcgactgactttaggtcggagaggtcgtcaaagagaggctggctcaagtaagcccatctcctcatgaaaagagctgggcagtgacagagaagatgagacaatgtctcctcctcgtcaccactgtgacagctcctgcagtagtcgtgatacattgCCAGGCCTAAGCAAGTTTTAGttgttacaaacaaataaacaactatgCCTTTCAAAGATGCAATATCTTTTTCCTTACCCatagattattaattttattgtactagaagagcaaaattaaagtaaaaaacttaTCCTAGAACAGAAAGTTGGATTTCTTGGCACAAAGTATTTGACACAAAGGTCGAGGCAAAGCcaataagttaaatattttggcTAGGAGATCAAAATCGTAATTTCTTACCTTTTAATACAAACAAACTTTTTCCAAATAAAGGATCCGcttgtaaaaatatatcaacatgATTAACAAAATGATCGAAATCCTTAACGCAAATATTTCTCAATATATCCGGATCTTTGACAAATACTTgtggaattttcaaaatatttattccatGGACtctgttaaaaacaaaaaaagattattcAACCTCTTAAAAAGATAGTTATTCCTTCCATCACTTACTTTTTATCGGGTAAACCGTTATAAACACCAATAATATCGTCATACATTGTAGTCCTTTGGAATAGcatgttcaaaaattcaatatatggATGAAATCTCCTATATGATGGAATTCCACGTTTTTCCCAATAGTCATATCCCTTCATGAAATATAAATGAAGTAGATATATGACTATTAGTACTCCAATTATTTCAAGAATCATTTTGTGGatccaaaaatacaaatactggaacataaaaacaaattgcaTATTTACTTGGATTACCTATGTTTTCATAACTTTAAGCAGGGCCATAACGAGGGTACATAGTGCCGGTGGCAAGCATTTAGgttgcgccttatatatatcgggattggatctaacgattttgatcaaaatacttatactgatagtatttaacataagatTAAAAGCAAAATGGGTTAAGCTTTTCAAAtctgtcatcaaaattaacctagctctaatagatttcgagaatgtggagtcctggtcccgaaattagaaacattagtgatagctagcgaaaaattgacatcacagctgaaaagaatgacccaaaattagtaggtttcaaaaaaaattccaataagatcggatcaaatttgcctgtattcccaaaaaataaaatttttcaactttatgacgtcaccaaaatccaaaaaatttaattttgctctatcacatccaaattttatccaattttgataaaccaagtatgtaatcctactaaatttaggtcaaacttttcaaatctgtgatcaaaattaatctagctctaataggtttcgataatgtggagtcctggtgcCGAAATtaggcacataagtgatagctagcgaaaaattggcatcacagctgaaaagaatgacccaaaattagtgggtttcaaaaaaaattccaataagatcggatcaaatttgcctgtattacacaaaaaatcaaatttttcaactttatgacgtcatcaaaatacaaaaaatttaattttgctatatcacatccaaattttatccaattttgatgaaccaagtatgtaatcgtactaaatttgggtcaagcTTTTCAAATCTGTGATCAAACTTtgcctagctctaataggtttagataatgtggagtcctggtcccgaaattagtaacattagtgatagctagcgaaaaattgacatcacagctgaaaagaatgacccaaaattagtgggtttcaaaaaaacttccaataagatcggaacaaatttgcctgtattacccaaaaaataaaatttttcaactttatgacgtcatcaaaatccaaaaaattcaattttgctctatcacatccaaattttatccaattttgataaacccagtatgtaatcctactaaatttgggtcatacttttcaaatctgtgatcaaaattaacctagctatgaTAGGTTTcgagaatgtggagtcctggtcccgaaattaggcacataagtgatagctagcgaaaaattgacatcacagctgaaaagaatgacccaaaattagtgggtttcaaaaaaaaatccaataagatcggatcaaatttgcctgtattacccaaaaaatcaaatttttcaactttatgacgtcatcaaaatccaaaaaatttaattttgctctatcacatccaaattttatccaattttgataaaccaagtatgtaatcctactaaatttgggccatacttttcagtATGGCCCATCTGTGATCAAAATTTACCTAGaactaatagatttcaagaatgtggagtcccttcaaaatattatcagtccagattcaaaaaatataaattcaaatttctttataaatttgaaacatatttcagatatttatttttatattatcataaatttttttaaacaatctgttaatgtaaatattaaattaaatgtttaacaaACACTCtggaaaattaatgtaatatcaAGGTCATATACTTCAaagaaatatcaattttctcattgaaaaatcaataaaattacttattctAAGGTATATTTATCTAACACATGCAATACTTCAGTATCAGGGCCATCATTTACTGCAAGGGCAGCAAATCCAGCATTATTGGAGACTCACggataaaatgatatttacgaaaaaatgttttaaacaaaagttgtttatttttaaaaggaacgtttttttagttttaaacttttgctGTATCTTTGGAAACGGTTGGGAACTTGTAATATCTCTAACaagattttgatataattttgagttataaacttgggactaaatttatagaaagtaggcaatttgattttttatattaatattcgaaataatttGTACGAGATGATAACAAATATACAGATAATCGATTGTTATTATGAAATATCAACAATGTAGTGGAAAACTGCAACTTATAATTCGAATTTTCATGCTACCAACCGGACCAGTAGACTAACAGACAATCCAGTGTGAAAAAATCGACTTACCTCCttcttattcaaataaaaaaacgtaaacaatgaattaatttaccttttacttatacaaaatgatttgaATTCATTGATTAAAACAACGGCGCCAAAACACTTGACcttcaacaatttaaaataacataaacaaaatacTGCAACATGAAGAGAACTGACGGATAACTTTGTAAAAACTGATTTAAGTATGAAGTtcgcatttaatttatttacaaattacgtCAGAACATATAAATTAAGATTACTTATTTTATCATTTGGTGTGTATGATGGGAATATTTAAGTGAGTAAAAACTATATAAGTAtgctttcaaaaaattagactatagagaattttttatgattccgTTGTCTAAAACCATCACCAAAAGGAAACAACTAAATACAATATTCATAAGATTGATAAGATGTTATAGttttcgccctattagctcagttggttaaggcgtaaccaattccgtccgcggtatgcttagggaagcgggttcgattcccgccgtcgcaacaaaattaatttaattaatagctgtgatgggctggtgtagtgcatggtatatgcatgaaggatttgcactcagcctctgaaattgaggagctgataaatgaaattatcagcggaaagatggtaaaacatatacatggtatcacaatgggctctatagcctaagtgtgtccttgtCCTGAAATAAGATACCAAGGACGATGAGATCCAGCTATGTTGGCAGATTTTTGTGGGTACCTCAAAAACGAAGTCTTCTAGTCTTTGAGTAAATTGGAGCATCTTCAAACTCGTTACTTTACCCTTCAAATGAGCCTTCGTAGAGCCCAAACGGATTAAGGATAGCAAAGCTACAGGCCTGCAAAtatagtgtttttattaaaaatatcaaccaTGATTAGACAAAttattcttatcaaaaaattgaatcagGATGTTAGCACACTATAGAATTCTCTTTATTTGATAAtaggattttatttttaatatctaccttaaaaaaaaggagataataaaatcgataagAGATCCGGAATATTATGTTATCAGTTGCGAAAACTAGCACTTGATAATTAGGTATAAttataggaaaaattttttttagataatttaaaaactttttaaatgggtgattttttaatagatatagaaaataaacaCATAAAAGTCACATAAAAATGCACGATATCTTTATGTAAATcgaataattgtaataataagatTATTTCATGCAAATGTTGACCGCGGCTGCGCCTCCATCCGCTTAGTCCAATTTGGACATGCTCATTCCAACATTTCGATCGATATCTCACGAATAAATGCGTCAATCGAAGTGGGCTTGTCAGTATAGACATAGCCACGCAAAAAATGGTCTAAAGGCTTTAAATCGCACGATCTAGGCGGCCAATTGACCAATCCCAAACGTAAAATAAACTGTTCACCGAACTCTTGCACTACTTCTGGCTGGTCTTCACTCCAAAATCGTTAATTCTGCTTATTTACGTATCCATTGGTccaatgataccccacttggcATAGTACGCCGAAaatcctttttttctttttcacagtATGGCGaatggtggtcgccatattgaattttcattactgccatatcttcagtagcactcgcaaggaTAAGACAAATcaattgacgtaagaatcatcaaaaacGACCGACGTATTTGgaatctagtgtgccacatagtGACTTAGAAACAGACATATAgcgactgataaacacattactaCTGTTTTGCGTTTCTCAGTCGGGTAATCAGTCGGGTactactaataaaatatttttaaaaaatgcctGGCAAACTCCTTTGCCTTTATTCATAACATTACTTCCAGTAAAAAGTATAGCCCTTTCGATAGGGATTTGTAACAAAACCCTTTATGTTTAGGGACAACCCAGGAAAaagaataaaagataaaaagatgcaattaaaaaattgtaaatactatttttttattatctatgatTATATAGGTACAACAATATTccttaaattcaattaatttcttaattttaatgcTAAATTAAAACCATCTTTCGGTCGAACCGTATTACCAGCTTTTAAAACCATTGGAATTGGAGTTTTTTCTGTGACCACAACATCAAATTgggttaataaattaattagaaatatttttgtttccagTAATACGAAGCGTAcagctaaaattaataataaatttgtaaaattctaaattatgtccaatttaaattatgtccttcgtaaattttcgaaaactttcgAATGTTAATTCAAATACGTACCTATACAAACACGTGGCCCTAACCCAAAAGGCATGTATACGTATGgattcattttttctttattctcgTCGCTAAAACGTTCTGGATCAAATTTATTAGGGTTCGGAAAATATTTGGGATCATAATGAAATCCTACAGTGGGAATAGTTATAGCCATACCGGGTTCAACATCAACAGTTAGATCATCTGATTTAATTTGATATGCTTTAGTACACTCTCGATCAATAAATGTTACTGGAGTCCATTTTCGTAaagtttctagaaaaaaaagaatattaagaaggaaaaaaactttttaaaaaggcAGAAAATCCATAGAAAACTCAACTTACCTGCAATCACCATatctaaatatttcattttttttataacatcataatccaattttccattattttcttttaatgtgTGAGCAATTTCATCTTGAAGGCGTTTTTGTAATTCAGGCTGCACAGCTAATTCATAAGCCGCAAATGACATAATTATAGCCACATTACCGTAGCCAGccaaaaagaatataaaaccTTGGGCAACAATATCGTCATTTGTTAAcactacaaaaaatttaaaattggtatAAATGTATTTTGGCTTTCCACTTGCCGGTGTATTCGAGCTTTTTAAATCCATACCCGCCTGCCGTATGTAGATCTTAATACTCACCACTGTTGGTTAAGCTCGACACATCTTCATTTTTTGCGCTTTTCTCTTCAACCATCCGTTTTTGTTCCTTCCGACCCTCAACTAATAAATGTACCATATCTGGGCGAACAATATGCTTTTCTTCTCGAACACGGAtagtttcattaataatattatacagaaaattGTAGACGTATTTTGGTGCCAAACGTATTtcgaaaatctgaaattttaaacagaaaaaatgcATATCTATTGTGAAAGAATGCTTATCTCAAGAACGGATTTACTCTTATTTCCCatagcttttttttaaaccagttaaaaattattaatttattagagAAGATCATGCTTCGTTCCTCGTAACCGAGGACCGAGGCGAGGTGAGGCTTCCTCGTACCCTCGATGAAATATTATGTTTGTACCTCAGATCCTAGCGATAGGTCCTAGCTTCGGTTATGGTTGTTCTTGTCGGTGACCATCGATGGCCAAGGAAATCAGCCAATCATTTAACTTCTAAGGATATTGTTACTTACTTTAGCAATCGTTggtaaaaaaaacatgataagAACACGCCATGCAggaaatttgattatttctcGTCCAGCCTCAAAGAACTCATTATTTGGATTCTGAATAGAATTAACTTCAATACCAAACGCAGCCGTTGCTATAACATCGTTTGTAAATCGTGTCGTCATATCCAAGAGATccacttttaataatttattatcctgTTCTTTACATTTTTCAGTTAAATACTTCACAGTTTGTTCACCACAATTTGATATTAATTGAACTAAACCACGTAGCTTGCTCCCAGTAAATACTGGAGTTAATATATTTCTCATGTCTCGccattttttgtctaaaaattaaaaatgaaatagtttATTCTTTAAGTTAAATGAATCTAGTCTGCGGATGAAAAGTATTTCGATTACAGGACGATTCCGATTATCGGCTGTTTTGATTACCCAGACTGTT from Chrysoperla carnea chromosome 2, inChrCarn1.1, whole genome shotgun sequence includes these protein-coding regions:
- the LOC123294248 gene encoding uncharacterized protein LOC123294248 yields the protein MFLVIIGVLIALYLLHLYFMKGQDYWKKRGVPTYQRSHPYKEFIRLILQKTSIYEDFLSLYNGFPDKKVYGVNAFNVPQLVVKDPEILKNICVKDFDHFVNHIDVFFKADPLFGRSLFAIKDKKWRDMRNILTPVFTGSKLRGLVQLISNCGEQTVKYLTEKCKEQDNKLLKVDLLDMTTRFTNDVIATAAFGIEVNSIQNPNNEFFEAGREIIKFPAWRVLIMFFLPTIAKIFEIRLAPKYVYNFLYNIINETIRVREEKHIVRPDMVHLLVEGRKEQKRMVEEKSAKNEDVSSLTNSVLTNDDIVAQGFIFFLAGYGNVAIIMSFAAYELAVQPELQKRLQDEIAHTLKENNGKLDYDVIKKMKYLDMVIAETLRKWTPVTFIDRECTKAYQIKSDDLTVDVEPGMAITIPTVGFHYDPKYFPNPNKFDPERFSDENKEKMNPYVYMPFGLGPRVCIAVRFVLLETKIFLINLLTQFDVVVTEKTPIPMVLKAGNTVRPKDGFNLALKLRIYLNKKEYLYFWIHKMILEIIGVLIVIYLLHLYFMKGYDYWEKRGIPSYRRFHPYIEFLNMLFQRTTMYDDIIGVYNGLPDKKVHGINILKIPQVFVKDPDILRNICVKDFDHFVNHVDIFLQADPLFGKSLFVLKDKKWRDMRNILTPVFTGSKLRGLVQLISNCGEKTVNHLVEELKEQNTKLLKIDIMDTATRFTNDVIATSAFGIEVNSIKDPKNDFFMAGREIIRFPMWRFFMMFFLPAVSKILDIRLAPRYVYDFLFNIINETIRVREEKNIIRPDMVHLLIEARKEQKKVIQQKQAQNEDVSVLTKNLLTNEDIVAQGFIFFFAGYGNVAVILSFAAYELAVHPEIQKRLQDEISHVLNENNGQLDYDAIKKMKYLDMVLSETLRKWPPLPIIDRECTKAYQIKSDDLTIDLAPGMGVQIPIAGFHYDPKYYPNPEKFDPERFSDENKANMNPYVYMPFGLGPRVCVAVRFVMIETKILLIHLLRQFDIVVTEKTPIPMVLKSGNVIRPKGDFNLALVSRNE